In Oncorhynchus nerka isolate Pitt River linkage group LG26, Oner_Uvic_2.0, whole genome shotgun sequence, one DNA window encodes the following:
- the LOC115123598 gene encoding phosphatidylinositol N-acetylglucosaminyltransferase subunit Q, with amino-acid sequence MVLKIFFPQCCNKADSGLLVGRWIPGQNSAVVLAVIHYPFIPGQVKQYIHQMRGQSGVDLTVLGSWSMPKEGQEGMESFLRDLSTIFPQGQWLQLSREMGKIGFRCHVLTRDQKVSVCIPNGKLIQQEKELKEDGGGEKGEGKKGGKGGEAKKGGTKKGGGENKVEGEEGGEEKDKVIFIHYEQRKVMLSQLHPIENGVPDPQTESQLPQVFGTVCQSEPLFFLDKYDDGPVKMTHWQSEGREGSIIVELMKQASTPLCLLTTWMLTLWTSLCSSRILNVYPMRFISSKLSTCVQLSYRTEHLQTVCSPTRATAHNHFMRKANIFVSFFVDVSLGLLLVSWMYRENRIGKLANTLVPAADHVAKELEELLQWLMGAPAGLKMNRALDQVLGRFFLYHIHLWISYIHLMSPFIEMILWYVGLSACLGLTFALSLLSDITALLTFHIYCFYVYGARLYCMTVYGLSSLWRLFRGKKWNVLRQRVDSCSYDLDQLFIGTLLFTILLFLLPTTALYYLVFTLLRLVVVMFQGVLHLSVDFINSFPLFAMGLRLFRSYRLAEGVKFRVLCEEPGTPLHLMMDINPLKVSSVVQTYRTPTYSCYPKDSWLALCKKLFLGELIYPWRHKTTKID; translated from the exons TGAAGATATTCTTCCCTCAGTGCTGTAACAAGGCAGACAGCGGGCTGCTTGTGGGGCGATGGATCCCAGGACAGAACTCGGCCGTGGTGCTGGCTGTCATCCACTACCCCTTCATCCCTGGACAGGTCAAGCAGTACATCCAccag ATGCGTGGCCAGAGTGGGGTGGATCTGACGGTGCTGGGCTCGTGGAGCATGCCCAAGGAGGGCCAGGAGGGCATGGAGAGTTTCCTCAGGGACCTCAGCACCATCTTCCCCCAGGGACAGTGGCTCCAGCTCAGTAGAGAGATGGGCAAGATAGGCTTCAGGTGTCACGTCCTCACAAGGGACCAGAAAGTCTCCGTTTGCATCCCAA ATGGGAAGCTGATACAACAAGAAAAGGAGCTGAAAGAGGATGGtggtggagagaaaggagaggggaagaaaggagggaagggaggagaggccaAGAAAGGAGGAAcaaagaaaggaggaggagagaataaagtagagggagaggaaggaggagaagagaaggacaaGGTGATCTTTATCCACTATGAACAGAGGAAGGTCATGCTGTCTCAGCTGCACCCCATAGAGAACGGGGTTCCTGACCCTCAAACTGAGTCACAACTACCACAG GTGTTTGggacagtgtgtcagagtgagccgCTGTTCTTCCTGGATAAGTATGATGACGGTCCAGTGAAGATGACCCACTGGCAATCAGAGGGACGGGAGGGATCCATTATAGTAGAACTGATGAAACAGGCCTCGACACCGCTCTGTCTGCTAACCACCTGGATGCTAACACTGTGGACCAGCCTCTGTAGTAGCAG gatattgaatgtgtaccCGATGAGGTTCATCTCCAGTAAGTTGTCTACGTGTGTCCAGCTGAGCTACAGAACCGAACACCTTCAGACAGTCTGCTCTCCTACCAGAGCCACCGCACACAACCACTTCATGAG GAAAGCCAATATCTTTGTGTCGTTCTTTGTGGATGTGTCTCTGGGCCTGCTGCTGGTATCGTGGATGTATAGAGAGAACCGTATAGGCAAACTGGCCAACACACTGGTACCTGCTGCTGAC CATGTAGCTAAAGAGCTGGAGGAGCTGTTGCAGTGGCTGATGGGAGCTCCAGCTGGTCTGAAGATGAACCGGGCTCTAGACCAGGTGTTAGGGCGATTCTTCCTCTACCATATACACCTGTGGAtca gcTACATTCACCTGATGTCTCCATTCATTGAGATGATTCTGTGGTACGtgggtctgtctgcctgcctgggcTTGACCTTtgccctctccctgctctctgacATCACCGCCCTGCTCACCTTCCACATCTACTGTTTCTACGTCTATGGAGCCAG gctgtactgtatgacagtatatggtctgtcctctctgtggaGGCTGTTCAGGGGGAAGAAATGGAATGTCCTCAGACAGAGAGTAGACTCCTGCTCTTATGACCTGGACCAG TTGTTCATCGGGACGTTACTCTTCACCATCCTGCTGTTCCTCCTGCCAACCACAGCTCTATACTACCTAGTGTTTACcctg ctccGCCTTGTGGTAGTAATGTTCCAGGGAGTTCTCCACCTCAGTGTTGACTTCATcaactccttccctctgttcGCCATGGGCCTCCGACTCTTCAGATCCTACAGACTGGCAG AGGGGGTGAAGTTCAGAGTGCTCTGTGAGGAACCAGGAACACCTCTACATCTCATGATGGAT attaACCCTCTGAAGGTGAGCAGTGTGGTTCAGACCTACAGGACCCCCACCTACAGCTGCTACCCTAAAGACTCCTGGCTGGCCCTCTGCAAGAAGCTGTTCCTGGGAGAACTCATCTACCCCTGGAGACACAAGACTACCAAGATAGACTag